The Streptomyces sp. Je 1-332 genome has a window encoding:
- a CDS encoding ATP-dependent Clp protease proteolytic subunit produces MNRPSARYVLPEFTERTSTGQRTLDPYSKLLEERIVFLGTPIDDTSANDVMAQFMHLEYLAPDRDIALYINSPGGSFSAMTAIYDTIQFVSCDVETTCLGQAASAAAVLLAAGTPGKRHALPGARVLIHQPSLAEPVHGQASDLAIQADELLRTRAQLEKLLVQHTGRSAERVRADIERDKILSATEAVDYGLVDRIIASRKTSSGTKDAG; encoded by the coding sequence ATGAACCGACCGTCCGCCCGCTATGTCCTGCCCGAGTTCACCGAGCGCACGAGCACCGGGCAGCGGACCCTCGATCCGTACTCGAAGCTCCTCGAGGAGCGCATCGTCTTCCTGGGGACGCCGATCGACGACACGTCGGCCAACGACGTGATGGCGCAGTTCATGCACCTCGAATACCTGGCGCCGGACCGCGACATCGCGCTCTACATCAACTCCCCCGGTGGTTCGTTCAGCGCGATGACCGCGATCTACGACACGATCCAGTTCGTCTCCTGCGACGTGGAGACGACATGCCTGGGGCAGGCCGCGTCGGCGGCGGCGGTCCTGCTGGCCGCGGGCACCCCGGGCAAGCGACACGCGCTGCCCGGCGCCCGGGTTCTCATCCACCAGCCCTCACTGGCCGAGCCGGTTCACGGTCAGGCCTCCGACCTGGCGATCCAGGCCGACGAACTCCTGCGCACCCGCGCACAACTGGAGAAGCTGCTCGTCCAACACACGGGCCGAAGCGCGGAACGCGTCCGCGCCGACATCGAGCGGGACAAGATCCTCAGCGCGACCGAGGCAGTCGACTACGGCCTGGTGGACCGCATCATCGCGAGCCGCAAGACGTCCTCGGGCACCAAGGACGCGGGGTGA
- a CDS encoding LysE family translocator: MDAQLVAFTGVAAGMVAMPGADFAVVVRNALASRRAGIACAIGVAGGLLVHTALAVAGVAAVLAAVPTLLRALQAAGGAYVLYLGCRALRSAARPLESFGARDGVEHVMAGGSLRQGFLTNALNPKAPITFLSVLPQFVPAGSPAMPRTLLLASIIVALALVWFPVVALLVDRLGRWLRRPRTARAIEGGTGVALGVLGVVLLIEALPA, from the coding sequence ATGGACGCACAACTGGTCGCCTTCACCGGAGTCGCCGCGGGCATGGTCGCCATGCCGGGTGCCGACTTCGCCGTCGTGGTGCGCAACGCCCTCGCCTCACGCCGTGCCGGGATCGCCTGCGCGATCGGCGTGGCGGGCGGACTCCTGGTGCACACGGCGCTCGCGGTGGCCGGGGTCGCGGCGGTCCTCGCGGCGGTGCCCACGCTTCTGCGGGCGTTGCAGGCCGCGGGCGGGGCCTATGTGCTCTACCTCGGCTGCCGCGCCCTGCGATCGGCGGCGCGGCCGCTCGAAAGCTTCGGGGCGCGGGACGGCGTGGAGCACGTGATGGCCGGGGGCAGTCTGCGGCAGGGCTTCCTCACCAACGCCCTCAACCCGAAGGCGCCCATCACCTTCCTCAGCGTGCTGCCCCAGTTCGTGCCCGCGGGCAGCCCCGCGATGCCGAGGACGCTGCTGCTCGCGTCCATCATCGTGGCCCTCGCCCTGGTGTGGTTCCCGGTCGTCGCCCTCCTGGTCGACCGGCTCGGGCGGTGGTTGCGCAGGCCCCGCACGGCCCGTGCCATCGAGGGCGGCACCGGCGTGGCGCTCGGCGTCCTCGGCGTGGTGCTCCTCATCGAGGCCCTGCCGGCCTGA
- a CDS encoding helix-turn-helix transcriptional regulator, with the protein MRYGPAVRRRKLGAELRALRAHAGLTSGQAAGRVGWHQSKVSRIETGRSSVKAADVGLLLDAYEVRDPQLRQLLMALAGSDDDGGRRHWWHAYRELLPPAYRDFISLESQACRMRTLETTVVPGLLQTPDYARAVTRAALDGLPDEQVDTLVEVRLARQDVLRTSPPLQLSVILDEAVLRRPVGGSRVLAGQLKRLLEAAQLPHVRLQVLPFAAGEHVGLIGSFVIFSFPNIADLDVVVLDHLTSSLYLERKEDLQAYTEAFNSLQGKALSPEESTDHIAGIRDGA; encoded by the coding sequence ATGCGGTACGGCCCCGCGGTGCGCCGCCGGAAACTCGGCGCCGAACTGCGCGCGCTGCGCGCGCACGCCGGGCTCACCAGTGGCCAGGCGGCGGGCCGGGTCGGCTGGCATCAGTCGAAGGTCAGCCGGATCGAGACGGGGCGTAGCAGCGTCAAGGCGGCCGACGTAGGACTGCTGCTCGATGCGTACGAGGTGCGGGACCCCCAACTCCGCCAGTTGCTGATGGCATTGGCGGGCTCGGACGACGACGGTGGTCGCCGCCACTGGTGGCACGCCTATCGCGAGCTGCTGCCGCCCGCCTACCGCGACTTCATCAGCCTGGAGTCACAGGCCTGTCGGATGCGCACCCTGGAGACCACGGTCGTGCCGGGCCTGCTGCAGACACCGGACTACGCGCGTGCGGTGACGCGGGCCGCGCTGGACGGACTGCCCGACGAGCAGGTGGACACGCTGGTGGAGGTGCGTCTTGCCCGTCAGGACGTACTGCGCACCTCTCCACCGCTGCAACTGAGCGTGATCCTGGACGAGGCCGTGCTGCGCAGGCCGGTGGGCGGCAGCCGGGTGCTCGCCGGTCAGTTGAAACGGTTACTGGAAGCCGCACAGTTGCCCCATGTACGACTTCAGGTGCTGCCGTTCGCCGCCGGAGAGCATGTGGGACTCATCGGCTCTTTCGTTATCTTCTCATTTCCGAACATTGCTGATCTGGATGTGGTTGTTCTCGACCACTTGACGAGTAGCCTCTACCTCGAACGGAAAGAAGACCTCCAGGCCTACACGGAGGCCTTCAACTCCCTTCAGGGAAAGGCGCTTTCACCCGAGGAATCAACGGATCACATCGCCGGGATACGTGACGGCGCGTAA
- a CDS encoding gas vesicle protein codes for MLNTSSDPEKKKASSQNSRNSTENADSGGTKRRPGPMEVLRTARTQLAELTGMVAESVSSFEQTEDGWTLEIEVLELTRVPDTMSLLASYQVECDPQGELLGYKRVRRYERGRADQKAGGR; via the coding sequence ATATTGAACACATCGTCGGATCCAGAGAAGAAGAAGGCGAGTTCGCAGAACTCGCGCAATTCAACCGAAAACGCGGATAGCGGCGGGACGAAGCGCCGCCCGGGTCCCATGGAGGTGCTGCGCACCGCACGCACCCAGCTCGCGGAGCTGACCGGGATGGTCGCCGAGTCCGTGTCGTCCTTCGAGCAGACCGAGGACGGCTGGACGTTGGAGATCGAGGTCCTGGAACTCACCCGGGTTCCGGACACGATGAGTCTCCTCGCCAGCTACCAGGTGGAGTGCGACCCGCAGGGCGAACTCCTCGGTTACAAGCGCGTCCGCCGCTACGAACGCGGGCGCGCCGACCAGAAGGCCGGCGGCCGGTAG
- a CDS encoding DUF6328 family protein: MAENNSSSTAGGPSRNETRFERADRNFSEILQELRVTQAGVQILFAFLLTLAFTERFPSLDTMQRATYVTTLLLAVLAAALFTAPAAVHRSLFGQRAKPLIVRVSSRLAGVGLGVLVFAVSGAVLLVVDVAVGRTGGIIAAAATMVVCAGLWGLLPLLVRGAADKVQDRDDDGKESDTSGGVRPAGPR, from the coding sequence ATGGCCGAAAACAACAGCTCCTCCACCGCAGGCGGACCGTCCCGCAACGAGACGCGCTTCGAACGCGCCGATCGCAACTTCTCGGAGATCCTCCAGGAACTGCGGGTCACGCAGGCCGGAGTGCAGATCCTTTTCGCCTTCCTGCTGACGCTCGCCTTCACCGAGCGCTTCCCCTCGCTCGACACGATGCAGCGCGCCACGTATGTGACCACGCTGCTGCTCGCCGTACTCGCCGCGGCGCTGTTCACCGCTCCGGCAGCCGTGCACAGGTCGCTGTTCGGGCAGCGGGCCAAGCCGCTGATCGTGCGGGTGTCGTCCCGCCTCGCGGGTGTCGGCCTCGGTGTCCTGGTGTTCGCGGTCTCCGGCGCCGTGCTCCTGGTCGTCGACGTGGCGGTGGGCCGAACCGGCGGGATCATCGCCGCCGCGGCCACGATGGTGGTGTGTGCGGGCCTGTGGGGCCTGCTCCCCCTCCTGGTGCGTGGCGCGGCGGACAAGGTCCAGGACCGGGATGACGACGGCAAGGAATCGGACACGTCGGGCGGCGTCAGGCCGGCAGGGCCTCGATGA
- a CDS encoding 8-amino-7-oxononanoate synthase yields the protein MASSPFDWIDEQASLRAGAGLVRTLRPRPADSGGLLDLASNDYLGLARHPEITEGAARAARHWGGGATGSRLVTGSTELHAELERELAAFCGFEAALVLSSGYAANLAAVTALAPHGSLIVSDAGNHASLIDGCRLARGTTQVVPHADPEAVHKTLDGHTGPAIVVSDTVFSVDGDAASLPELSSVCQEFGAGLVVDDAHGLGVLGDGGRGAPQAAGLAGTAHTVATVTLSKSFGSQGGAVLGPAKVIDHLVNAARTFIFDTGLAPAAAGAALAALRLLDREPERAARARAVAAELHERLTAEGLSAVRPDAAVVSVRAPSPDAAVRWAADCRGAGLAVGCFRPPSVPDGISRLRLTARADLTDAQIADAVRVISRAAPR from the coding sequence ATGGCGAGCTCGCCGTTCGACTGGATCGACGAGCAGGCGAGCCTGCGTGCGGGGGCCGGCCTCGTCCGCACCCTGCGCCCCCGCCCCGCCGACTCCGGTGGCCTCCTCGACCTGGCGAGCAACGACTACCTGGGTCTGGCCAGGCATCCCGAGATCACCGAAGGCGCGGCACGAGCGGCCCGGCACTGGGGCGGTGGAGCCACCGGTTCGCGCCTGGTGACCGGCTCCACCGAACTGCACGCGGAACTGGAGCGCGAGCTCGCCGCGTTCTGCGGCTTCGAGGCCGCCCTGGTCCTGTCCTCCGGATACGCCGCGAACCTCGCCGCCGTCACCGCCCTCGCCCCACACGGTTCGCTGATCGTCTCGGACGCGGGCAACCACGCCTCGCTCATCGACGGCTGCCGCCTGGCGCGCGGCACGACACAGGTGGTGCCGCACGCCGATCCCGAAGCGGTGCACAAGACGCTGGACGGTCACACGGGGCCCGCGATCGTCGTCTCGGACACGGTGTTCTCGGTCGACGGTGACGCGGCTTCACTGCCCGAACTCAGTTCCGTTTGCCAGGAGTTCGGGGCGGGCCTCGTCGTCGACGACGCCCACGGGCTAGGTGTGCTCGGCGACGGTGGGCGAGGCGCCCCGCAGGCGGCCGGCCTCGCGGGCACGGCCCACACGGTGGCCACGGTCACCCTGTCGAAGTCCTTCGGCAGCCAGGGTGGCGCCGTGCTCGGGCCCGCGAAGGTCATCGACCATCTGGTCAACGCGGCCCGGACCTTCATCTTCGACACGGGGCTCGCTCCCGCCGCCGCGGGTGCGGCCCTCGCGGCCCTGCGGCTGCTGGACAGGGAGCCGGAGCGCGCTGCGCGGGCGCGCGCGGTGGCGGCCGAACTGCATGAACGCCTGACGGCGGAAGGTCTCTCGGCGGTACGTCCGGACGCCGCCGTCGTCTCCGTGCGGGCCCCCTCGCCGGACGCCGCCGTGCGCTGGGCCGCCGACTGCCGGGGCGCGGGCCTGGCCGTCGGCTGCTTCCGTCCGCCGTCGGTGCCCGACGGCATCTCGCGGCTGCGGCTGACCGCCCGTGCGGATCTCACCGACGCACAGATCGCCGATGCCGTACGAGTGATCAGCCGCGCCGCACCCCGGTAG
- the bioB gene encoding biotin synthase BioB — MDLLNTLVDKGLRRELPTREEALAVLATSDDELLDVVSAAGKVRRQWFGRRVKLNYLVNLKSGLCPEDCSYCSQRLGSTAGILKYTWLKPDEASQAAAAGVAGGAKRVCLVASGRGPTDRDVDRVSQTIEAIKENNEGVEVCACLGLLSAGQADKLRTAGADAYNHNLNTSEATYGEITTTHTYADRVDTVQQAQAAGLSACSGLIAGMGESDEDLVDVVYALRDLDPDSVPVNFLIPFEGTPLAKEWNLTPQRCLRILAMVRFVCPDVEVRIAGGREVHLRSMQPLALHLANSIFLGDYLTSEGQAGKTDLEMIADAGFEVEGTDTVTLPEHRADAPAAAGCGSHGDGGGGCGPCGSSEPAPMEAAEGETSEARTDLVAVRRRGAGTDLAPNA, encoded by the coding sequence ATGGATCTGCTGAACACGCTGGTGGACAAGGGGCTTCGGCGCGAGCTGCCGACCCGTGAAGAGGCGCTGGCCGTGCTGGCCACCTCCGACGACGAGCTTCTGGACGTGGTTTCCGCCGCCGGGAAGGTACGGCGGCAGTGGTTCGGGCGCCGGGTGAAACTCAACTATCTGGTCAATCTCAAGTCGGGGCTCTGCCCGGAGGACTGCTCGTACTGTTCGCAGCGCCTCGGCTCGACGGCAGGCATCCTCAAGTACACCTGGCTCAAGCCCGACGAGGCCTCGCAGGCCGCCGCTGCCGGTGTCGCGGGTGGCGCCAAGCGGGTCTGCCTGGTCGCCAGCGGGCGCGGTCCGACCGACCGTGACGTCGACCGGGTCTCGCAGACCATCGAGGCGATCAAGGAGAACAACGAAGGCGTCGAGGTGTGCGCGTGCCTCGGACTGCTCTCCGCGGGCCAGGCGGACAAACTGCGCACGGCGGGCGCGGACGCGTACAACCACAACCTCAACACGTCCGAGGCGACGTACGGCGAGATCACCACGACGCACACGTACGCCGACCGCGTGGACACCGTCCAGCAGGCGCAGGCAGCGGGCCTCTCCGCCTGTTCGGGTCTGATCGCGGGCATGGGCGAGAGCGACGAGGACCTGGTGGACGTGGTCTACGCGCTGCGCGACCTCGACCCCGACTCCGTACCGGTCAACTTCCTGATCCCCTTCGAGGGCACCCCGCTCGCCAAGGAGTGGAACCTCACCCCGCAGCGCTGCCTGCGCATTCTCGCCATGGTCCGCTTCGTCTGCCCCGACGTGGAGGTCCGCATCGCGGGCGGCCGCGAGGTGCATCTGCGTTCGATGCAGCCCCTGGCGCTGCACCTCGCCAACTCGATCTTCCTGGGCGACTACCTGACCAGCGAGGGCCAGGCCGGCAAGACCGACCTGGAGATGATCGCGGACGCCGGGTTCGAGGTTGAGGGCACGGACACGGTGACGCTTCCGGAGCACCGCGCGGACGCGCCGGCGGCCGCGGGTTGCGGGTCGCACGGGGACGGTGGGGGCGGCTGCGGGCCGTGCGGTTCGTCCGAACCCGCGCCGATGGAGGCCGCGGAGGGCGAGACGTCCGAGGCGCGCACGGACCTGGTGGCGGTACGCCGCCGGGGCGCGGGGACGGATCTGGCGCCCAATGCCTGA
- a CDS encoding C40 family peptidase, with protein sequence MTALNHVPSLLTRAGSVSALTLAVVGGTLVAPGLTSEAEAATHGAKALKIAASKKGSPYGYGATGPNRFDCSGLTQYSFKRAGKKLPRTAGQQYNKTRHISASNRTRGDLVFFHSGRNVYHVGIYAGKGRIWHAPKSNTVVRLEKIWTKSVSYGRVR encoded by the coding sequence ATGACCGCGCTGAATCACGTCCCGTCACTGCTCACCAGGGCCGGTTCGGTATCGGCCCTCACGCTCGCCGTCGTAGGCGGGACCCTCGTGGCCCCAGGGCTCACGTCGGAGGCGGAGGCCGCGACACACGGGGCCAAGGCGCTCAAGATCGCCGCCTCCAAGAAGGGCTCCCCGTACGGCTATGGAGCGACGGGGCCGAACCGGTTCGACTGCTCCGGTCTGACCCAGTACTCGTTCAAGCGTGCGGGCAAGAAACTGCCACGCACCGCCGGACAGCAGTACAACAAGACCCGCCACATCTCGGCATCCAACCGCACCCGCGGTGACCTGGTCTTCTTCCACTCCGGCCGGAACGTCTACCACGTCGGGATCTACGCGGGCAAGGGCCGGATCTGGCACGCCCCCAAGTCGAACACCGTGGTGCGACTGGAGAAGATCTGGACGAAGAGCGTCTCCTACGGGCGGGTGCGCTGA
- the bioD gene encoding dethiobiotin synthase: MTVVVVSGTGTEIGKTVTTAAVAALALASGRSVAMLKPAQTGVAPGEPGDAQEVKRLAGDAVTTLELARFPEPLAPNTAARRAGMEPVRPYEVATAAEKLAAEHDLVLVEGAGGLLVRYDDEGATLADAARLLSAPVLVVASAGLGTLNSTALTAEALRARGLTPLGVTIGSWATAPDLASRCNLADLPQSAGAPLLGAVPQGAGSLTRPDFRTQAADWLAPQLGGRWDAGTFTGREAPRGLGVAG; the protein is encoded by the coding sequence ATGACGGTCGTCGTGGTGTCCGGGACGGGCACCGAGATCGGCAAGACGGTGACGACCGCGGCGGTGGCCGCCCTCGCGCTCGCTTCGGGGCGCAGCGTCGCGATGCTCAAGCCCGCGCAGACGGGGGTGGCTCCCGGCGAGCCGGGCGACGCGCAGGAGGTGAAGCGGCTGGCGGGTGACGCGGTCACGACCCTCGAACTCGCCCGCTTCCCCGAGCCGTTGGCGCCGAACACCGCCGCGCGACGGGCGGGCATGGAGCCGGTGCGCCCGTACGAAGTGGCCACGGCGGCGGAGAAGTTGGCGGCGGAGCACGACCTGGTCCTGGTCGAGGGCGCGGGCGGTCTGCTCGTGCGCTACGACGACGAGGGCGCCACCCTGGCCGATGCCGCGCGCCTCCTTTCCGCCCCGGTCCTGGTGGTCGCCTCGGCGGGTCTCGGCACGCTGAACTCGACGGCGCTCACGGCGGAGGCCCTGCGAGCCCGGGGCCTGACCCCCTTGGGCGTGACGATCGGCAGCTGGGCCACCGCACCGGACCTGGCATCGCGCTGCAACCTCGCGGACCTGCCCCAGTCGGCGGGCGCACCACTGCTCGGCGCGGTACCGCAGGGCGCGGGCTCCCTCACCCGCCCCGACTTCCGTACGCAGGCAGCCGATTGGCTGGCGCCGCAGCTGGGCGGCCGATGGGACGCAGGGACGTTCACCGGACGGGAGGCACCGCGAGGGCTGGGGGTTGCGGGCTGA
- a CDS encoding phage holin family protein, with protein sequence MNRLEHLDKSLVDELTHAAREAVREELREQTRKQRRKAALYAGAGAVGLYAGAALALALGLALALGLPDWAAALITAVVLGVVAFLLRSAARPSADRPSTDRPRPSADLPSVDGPSLTPPPVTPQAPAPPTVPPTVDAAHPGGTEPEVPHRWGQ encoded by the coding sequence ATGAACCGTTTGGAGCATCTGGACAAGAGCCTCGTCGATGAACTGACGCACGCGGCCCGCGAGGCCGTGCGGGAAGAGTTGAGAGAGCAGACACGCAAGCAGCGCCGTAAGGCCGCGCTGTACGCCGGTGCGGGGGCCGTCGGCCTCTACGCGGGCGCTGCGCTGGCGCTCGCCCTCGGCCTCGCGCTTGCCCTGGGGCTGCCCGACTGGGCGGCCGCGCTGATCACCGCGGTGGTACTCGGAGTCGTGGCCTTCCTGTTGCGGAGCGCGGCCCGTCCGTCCGCGGACCGGCCTTCGACGGATCGCCCCCGCCCCTCGGCCGATCTGCCCTCCGTCGACGGGCCGTCCCTGACTCCTCCGCCCGTGACACCGCAGGCGCCCGCACCGCCTACCGTGCCGCCGACCGTGGACGCGGCACACCCGGGCGGCACGGAGCCCGAGGTTCCGCACCGGTGGGGCCAGTGA
- a CDS encoding LysR family transcriptional regulator, whose translation MYDPTRLAALVAVSEAGSITRAAERLGYTVPALSQQLAKLEREAGTPLLVRHHRGARLTGAGELLLARARRVLDEMEQARHELARLAGLSGGRLRVGTFTTAGIHLVPPALTAFRRAHPDVDLTVRGYEPPLGIAAVAAGEVDLALTHTYEPADAVPLPASVTEEPILVEELVLVTSPGHALANSPARLPLAELAGQPLISMAPTHPPRQGVESALVRAGATPSVLVETPGYALVCALVSAGLGVAVVPEMVARTAATPVGVRPLEPGTLRRTISVVHRTDESHPAADTFRALLRGAFGRSAG comes from the coding sequence ATGTACGACCCGACGCGGCTCGCCGCACTGGTGGCGGTCTCCGAGGCCGGGTCGATCACCCGCGCCGCCGAGCGCCTCGGCTACACCGTGCCCGCACTCTCCCAGCAGCTGGCCAAGCTCGAACGGGAGGCGGGGACCCCGCTCCTGGTGCGGCATCACCGCGGGGCACGGCTGACCGGCGCGGGTGAGCTGTTGCTCGCGCGGGCGCGCCGGGTCCTGGACGAGATGGAGCAGGCCCGGCACGAACTGGCCCGGCTCGCGGGGCTCTCCGGCGGCAGGCTGCGGGTGGGGACGTTCACCACGGCCGGGATCCATCTGGTGCCGCCCGCGCTGACCGCGTTCCGCCGCGCCCATCCGGACGTCGATCTGACGGTCCGGGGCTACGAACCGCCGCTCGGCATCGCGGCCGTGGCGGCGGGCGAGGTCGACCTGGCCCTCACTCATACGTACGAGCCCGCGGACGCGGTGCCGCTGCCCGCGTCCGTGACCGAGGAGCCGATCCTGGTCGAGGAGCTCGTCCTGGTGACCTCGCCCGGGCACGCGCTCGCGAATTCTCCCGCACGGCTGCCCCTGGCCGAACTCGCCGGGCAGCCGCTCATCAGCATGGCGCCGACACATCCGCCCCGCCAGGGCGTGGAGTCCGCGCTGGTGCGGGCCGGCGCGACACCCTCGGTCCTGGTCGAGACTCCGGGCTACGCGCTGGTGTGCGCGCTGGTCAGCGCCGGGCTCGGCGTCGCCGTCGTACCGGAGATGGTGGCGCGGACGGCTGCCACCCCGGTGGGCGTGCGGCCGTTGGAGCCGGGCACCTTGCGCCGCACGATCTCGGTCGTCCACCGCACCGACGAGTCGCATCCGGCGGCGGACACCTTCCGGGCGCTGCTCCGGGGCGCGTTCGGACGCTCAGCGGGGTGA
- a CDS encoding gas vesicle structural protein GvpA — translation MTVVPAQQSGGSGGTSGLYDVLELVLDRGLVIDAFVRVSLVGIEILKIDVRVVIASVDTYLRFAEACNRLDLEAGPRKDPGLPDLVGEMTESGARGKSKGALSGAAETISDAFKQSREESQTESRPRARKSTSARRKEEQE, via the coding sequence ATGACCGTTGTCCCTGCACAGCAATCCGGTGGATCGGGCGGCACCAGTGGCCTGTACGACGTCCTGGAGCTCGTTCTCGACCGAGGCCTCGTGATCGACGCCTTCGTGCGTGTCTCGCTGGTCGGCATCGAGATCCTGAAGATCGACGTGCGTGTGGTCATAGCCAGCGTGGACACGTATCTGCGCTTCGCCGAGGCGTGCAACCGCCTCGACCTGGAGGCGGGACCGCGCAAGGATCCCGGGCTCCCCGACCTGGTGGGCGAGATGACCGAGTCCGGCGCGCGTGGCAAGTCCAAGGGCGCGCTGTCCGGTGCCGCCGAGACCATTTCCGACGCGTTCAAGCAGTCCCGTGAAGAGAGCCAGACGGAGTCCCGTCCGCGCGCCCGTAAGAGCACGTCGGCGCGGAGGAAGGAGGAGCAGGAATGA
- a CDS encoding DUF397 domain-containing protein, whose translation MTALPRHVPSSTSLHGARWYRSSRSNGMNNCVETASLASGPEQGLLAVRDSKNTAGPALLFSPTTWEAFVHGLR comes from the coding sequence ATGACTGCACTGCCTCGGCACGTACCTTCCAGCACATCTCTGCACGGCGCACGGTGGTACCGCAGCAGCCGCAGCAACGGCATGAACAACTGCGTGGAGACGGCCTCGCTCGCTTCAGGGCCGGAGCAGGGGCTCCTCGCCGTGCGCGACTCGAAGAACACGGCAGGGCCCGCTCTGCTCTTCTCGCCCACGACATGGGAGGCCTTCGTCCACGGCCTCCGGTGA
- a CDS encoding adenosylmethionine--8-amino-7-oxononanoate transaminase, protein MPDFSAPRPLDVPQLLDLDRRHVWHPYGPMPGRQEPLVVESASGVRLRLAGDGGELVDGMSSWWSAIHGYNHPVLNDAVRGQLDRMSHVMFGGLTHEPAVRLAKRLVDISPEGLEHVFLADSGSVSVEVAVKMCLQHWRSLGRPAKRRMLTWRGGYHGDTWQPMSVCDPEGGMHELWQGALPEQVFADAPPTAFDAYDEEYAEHLREMIGRHADELAGVIVEPVVQGAGGMRFHSPAYLRVLREACDEHDVLLVFDEIATGFGRTGELFAADHAGVTPDVMCLGKALTGGYLTLAATLCTSRVADGISRGEVPVLAHGPTFMGNPLATAVAGASIELLLGQDWRTEVKRIETGLRDTLAEAADLPGVRDVRVLGAIGVVQLDHDVDMAAATRAATREGVWVRPFRDLVYTMPPFITSDDDVARIGRAVCAAAKEG, encoded by the coding sequence ATGCCTGACTTCTCCGCGCCCCGACCGCTCGACGTTCCCCAGCTGCTCGACCTCGACCGGCGCCATGTGTGGCATCCGTACGGCCCGATGCCCGGCCGTCAGGAGCCCCTGGTCGTCGAGTCGGCGAGCGGTGTGCGGCTGCGGCTCGCGGGCGACGGGGGCGAGTTGGTCGACGGGATGTCGTCCTGGTGGTCGGCGATCCACGGCTACAACCACCCCGTGCTCAACGACGCGGTGCGCGGGCAGCTGGACCGGATGAGCCATGTCATGTTCGGCGGGCTCACCCATGAGCCCGCCGTCCGCCTGGCGAAGCGCCTTGTCGACATATCGCCGGAGGGCCTGGAACACGTCTTCCTCGCGGACTCCGGTTCGGTGTCGGTCGAGGTCGCGGTCAAGATGTGCCTGCAGCACTGGCGCTCGCTCGGGCGCCCGGCCAAGCGGCGGATGCTGACCTGGCGCGGCGGCTACCACGGGGACACCTGGCAGCCCATGTCGGTGTGCGACCCCGAGGGCGGCATGCACGAGCTGTGGCAGGGAGCGCTGCCCGAGCAGGTGTTCGCGGACGCGCCGCCCACGGCCTTCGACGCGTACGACGAGGAGTACGCCGAGCACCTGCGGGAGATGATCGGGCGCCACGCCGACGAACTTGCCGGCGTGATCGTGGAGCCGGTGGTGCAGGGCGCGGGTGGTATGCGGTTCCACTCCCCCGCCTATCTTCGGGTGTTGCGTGAGGCCTGTGACGAGCACGACGTGCTGCTCGTGTTCGACGAGATCGCCACGGGGTTCGGCCGCACGGGCGAGCTGTTCGCCGCGGACCACGCGGGCGTCACGCCCGATGTGATGTGCCTGGGCAAGGCGCTGACCGGCGGATATCTGACGCTGGCCGCGACACTGTGCACCTCGCGGGTCGCGGACGGCATCTCTCGGGGTGAGGTACCCGTGCTGGCCCACGGCCCGACGTTCATGGGCAATCCGCTGGCCACCGCGGTGGCCGGCGCCTCGATCGAGCTGCTGCTCGGGCAGGACTGGCGGACCGAGGTCAAGCGCATCGAGACGGGCCTGCGCGACACGCTCGCCGAGGCGGCGGATCTGCCGGGCGTCCGTGACGTACGCGTGCTCGGTGCGATCGGCGTCGTACAGCTTGACCACGACGTGGACATGGCGGCGGCGACGCGGGCCGCGACGCGCGAAGGGGTGTGGGTGCGGCCCTTCCGCGACCTCGTCTACACGATGCCGCCGTTCATCACGAGCGACGACGACGTGGCACGGATCGGGCGCGCGGTGTGCGCGGCGGCGAAGGAGGGCTGA
- a CDS encoding ATP-binding protein: protein MADLQEASVTLPSDPASVSTARKYVARVLAEWGLPGEAEAADTVRLIVSELATNAVQHTRGQSPTFRVDIELDRDEQLRIGVTDSHPRYPKRLPAAVQQDNGRGLVIIRWLTMECGGRLSVTPTPEGGKTVWIALPWTAPVRGDATAPSASPSPR from the coding sequence ATGGCAGACCTTCAGGAAGCATCCGTCACCCTGCCGAGCGACCCTGCCTCGGTCTCCACGGCCCGGAAATACGTCGCGCGCGTCCTTGCCGAGTGGGGCCTGCCGGGTGAGGCCGAGGCGGCCGACACGGTCCGGCTCATCGTCTCCGAACTCGCCACGAACGCCGTCCAGCACACCCGGGGCCAGTCGCCCACCTTCCGGGTGGACATCGAGCTCGACCGAGACGAGCAGCTGCGCATCGGCGTCACCGACAGCCACCCCCGCTACCCCAAGCGGCTGCCCGCCGCCGTCCAGCAGGACAACGGCCGTGGCCTGGTGATCATCCGCTGGCTGACCATGGAGTGCGGCGGCAGGCTCTCGGTCACGCCGACCCCCGAGGGAGGCAAGACGGTCTGGATCGCGCTGCCCTGGACCGCGCCGGTCCGTGGCGACGCGACGGCACCCTCGGCCTCGCCCTCACCCCGCTGA